A single Cyclopterus lumpus isolate fCycLum1 chromosome 15, fCycLum1.pri, whole genome shotgun sequence DNA region contains:
- the inaa gene encoding internexin neuronal intermediate filament protein, alpha a, with amino-acid sequence MSHGDRYTSSSYRKIFGDSPKFPVSSSRMGGPSPRASPGLRSMAGSRHGASSMGMYRRLGRCASYSPVPTDSLDLTQTSVVNSEFKVVRTNEKEQLQGLNDRFAMFIDKVRHLEQQNKVLEVELVTLRQRQGEPSRVAHLYQQELRDLRTQVEELSRDNNRILIERNNMEDELQKLGVKCDEEMRAREEAEQTLRSFRKDVDDATAVRLDLERRLESLMDEIVFLRKVHDEEIQELSSMMEEQHVSVELEHAKPDLTSALKEIRSQYESIASKNLQSAEEWYKSKFASLSEQATRSNEAMRASREEISESRRQMQSKTIEIESLRGANESLERQIAEMEDAHGAEVTAMQDTIGHLDTELRNLKGEMAQHLREYQDLLNVKMALDIEIAAYRKLLEGEETHFNSGMSFGTAGYGYQSRGSASSSRGTQREKDGAKETFKESSEEKDEADINSNN; translated from the exons ATGAGCCACGGGGACCGTTACACCTCGTCGTCCTACCGGAAGATCTTTGGGGATTCTCCCAAGTTCCCCGTCTCTTCCTCGCGCATGGGCGGCCCCTCTCCTCGGGCCTCCCCAGGGCTCAGGTCCATGGCTGGGTCCCGTCACGGCGCGTCCTCCATGGGCATGTACAGGCGGCTCGGCCGGTGTGCCTCTTACTCCCCGGTACCCACCGACTCCCTTGACCTGACGCAGACCTCCGTGGTCAACAGTGAGTTCAAAGTCGTTAGGACCAACGAGAAGGAGcagctgcag GGCCTGAACGACCGTTTCGCCATGTTCATCGATAAAGTCCGGCACCTGGAGCAGCAGAACAAGGTGCTGGAGGTGGAGCTGGTGACGCTGCGGCAGCGGCAGGGCGAGCCGTCCCGCGTCGCCCACCTCTACCAGCAGGAGCTGAGGGACCTGCGGACccaggtggaggagctgagcaGGGACAACAACCGCATCCTGATCGAGAGGAACAACATGGAGGACGAGCTGCAG AAGCTCGGTGTGAAGTGTGACGAGGAGATGAGGGCTCGCGAGGAGGCCGAGCAGACCCTCAGGTCCTTCAGGAAGGACGTGGACGACGCCACGGCCGTCCGCCTGGACCTGGAGCGCCGCTTGGAGTCGCTGATGGACGAGATCGTCTTCCTGAGGAAAGTGCACGACGAGGAGATCCAGGAGCTGAGCAgcatgatggaggagcagcatGTCTCCGTGGAGCTGGAGCACGCCAAGCCGGACCTCACCTCGGCCCTGAAGGAGATCCGCAGCCAGTACGAGTCCATCGCCTCCAAAAACCTGCAGTCGGCCGAGGAGTGGTACAAGAGCAAGTTCGCCAGCCTCAGCGAGCAGGCCACCAGGAGCAACGAGGCCATGAGGGCCAGCAGGGAGGAGATCAGCGAGTCCAGGAGGCAGATGCAGTCCAAGACCATTGAGATAGAGAGCCTGAGGGGCGCCAATGAGTCTCTGGAGAGGCAGATCGCAGAGATGGAGGACGCACACGGTGCTGAAGTCACGGCCATGCAG GACACCATCGGCCACCTGGATACTGAGCTGAGGAACCTGAAGGGCGAGATGGCCCAGCACCTGAGGGAGTACCAGGACCTGCTCAATGTCAAGATGGCCCTGGACATAGAAATCGCTGCATACAG GAAACTGCTGGAGGGCGAGGAGACTCACTTTAACTCTGGGATGTCTTTCGGTACCGCCGGCTACGGCTACCAGTCCCGGGGCTCGGCCAGCTCTTCCCGGGGCACCCAGAGGGAGAAAGACGGGGCCAAGGAGACCTTCAAGGAGAGCAGCGAGGAGAAAGACGAGGCAGACATCAACTCCAACAACTAA
- the pcgf6 gene encoding polycomb group RING finger protein 6, with the protein MSPPLYLSLLGRQSHERSTNISDSDSEEEPKLPLNQLYPYIRCALCCGFFIDATTITECLHTFCKCCIVKHFFHSNRCPTCGIVVHQTQPLYNIRPDRQLQDIVYKMVPFLEKSEQVRMCNFYKERGLPVPKAVVVSPPGPVVIKRQKKENIPQSMFTIPPELDVSLLLDFVGAEEGINSYKPLERRYVRVSGEATVRHVELFIRRKMELSTTCQVDVVCGDHLLDHYQSLKDIQNSVGEEALQDGLLVLHFGLVLPSQP; encoded by the exons ATGTCGCCTCCTCTATATCTGTCGTTATTAGGTCGCCAGAGTCATGAAAGGTCAACGAACATATCAGACAGCGATTCAGAGGAAGAG CCCAAGCTCCCCCTCAATCAATTATATCCGTATATCCGCTGTGCTCTTTGCTGTGGCTTCTTCATCGACGCCACCACCATCACGGAGTGCCTGCACACAT TTTGCAAATGCTGCATCGTGAAGCACTTTTTCCATAGCAACAGGTGTCCCACGTGTGGCATCGTTGTCCACCAGACGCAACCCCTTTACAACATCAG GCCTGACAGACAGCTGCAGGATATCGTTTACAAAATGGTTCCCTTCCTGGAGAAGT CTGAACAAGTGCGAATGTGTAACTTCTACAAAGAGAGAGGGCTGCCGGTGCCAAAAGCAG TGGTGGTCTCCCCTCCGGGTCCAGTGGTGATAAAGAGGcagaagaaggaaaacattCCCCAGTCTATGTTCACCATTCCTCCGGAGCTGGACGTATCTCTTCTGCTGGATTTTGTTGG ggcTGAAGAGGGCATCAATAGCTATAAG CCGTTGGAGAGGCGGTACGTTCGCGTGTCGGGCGAGGCCACCGTCCGCCACGTGGAGCTGTTCATCAGGAGGAAGATGGAGCTGAGCACCACCTGCCAG GTGGATGTGGTTTGTGGAgaccacctgctggaccactaCCAGTCGCTCAAAGACATACAGAACTCTGTGGGCGAAGAGGCACTCCAG GATGGTCTGTTGGTGCTGCACTTTGGCCTGGTCCTGCCCTCCCAGCCTTAA